The genomic window cgaaaaataaagaatttttataaTCATGTTTATGaagaactttatttcttacCAATTTTTAACTAGAAAAACTTCcaagtttcaaaaataaatccctCCCCCTCCCTCCTGGGTCTAGAAACCTCCAGGCAGCAATTCCAATCAAACAGTTTTATGGATGGCCTTACTAACATTATCATTCTGTGTTCTTATTACCAAAACAAAAGTTCTAACATCTTAGTCAGTCACGGGCAAACTCTTACAGAGTATTGTAAAAGTTAGTTCCCTTGATCATCAATTTGGTTAGCCCATGAATAATCATGTCTTACCATATGGCAGCCATTGACCACAACTCTAACACACTGAGTGTTCCTAAATAATGTCAACATTCATACATTGATAAATTGCAGCAAGAATGGTAGATCAAGCAGATGACTTTGGTAGTTTTTACAGTAGAAGgtgtgataaaaatattttcaagaagCAAATGCttctaaaattataaatgatttcGAATTCCAAAAGAAGGTCAATGTGTCCTACTTTTGGATTAGGATGCACTTTTTATAACAAAGATGCACTGATCATCTAACAAGTTTATGGTTTTAGGCCTGGCAGGGCTCAAAATATGatctgaaaacaaaaaataacagatgTCCGTATGGGACAGGAAAGAccatacaaaaatatttctcacTGATAGACAAGGAAAACCAATATGGCTTACTTGTGTTTATGATGATGCTTGTGGCGTCCATGAGAGCGCCTGTGGTGATCTCGGTGGTGTTTGTGGTGTTTATGGCGGTGACTGTGACTGTGACCGCCAGCACTGCTGCTGTTTGGTAGATCGGAACCTTCCTCTGGAAATTCCAACTTCTCTTGGTCTCCTTGACTACCGTTACTATGACGACTGCTAACACTGCCTATATTGTCATATTTGGAGTCCTCAGATTTGATATTCATTATGCTGTCAAACTTATCATTTTTGTCCACTTTTTCTTCCAGGGACTTTTGCTGGGTTGAGGGAAGACTTTTTCTTGCTTCTTCCTCACGTATCCTTGCTTTGGCAAGAACCCGTTTATATGCCAATGTACATAGCCAACACAACAACTTTCCATCAACCTGAAAAAAGTTAAATTGTCATGTCAAAAAAATAAAGGCGAAAGAGGGATAatcataataattcatttatctttttaattttcatcaGTATACCctatcaacatttttaaatactgGCATAAAATagattacatttatttttctaaaatgtttaTATCTACGAAGAAAACTGGAATAACTTAGTTAACATAGTTGACAGGTTGGATAGCTCATATAACTAATTCACTAACTCCTTCCGGTCAAATCAAGATGATAACATTTAAATCTATCATATCTTTGTGTAAATTTTCTATCTACAATTACAACAAATAAACAGGCTATTCTATCTCACCATAAAATAGTTTTCATTCTATCCGCCCATGGTAAATAGTCATCGAAACTATTCACTGGGGGCAATCAATTTCCCTActttttaaactcggaacacctatGATTTAATCTGAGTCGCTACATGAAATTTGAAGTCCGATAAGTCtagtttatttttacatttgagaaaatgtttttcttcagtattatcatataaatagtgcctgtttgggagggtaacagttgaaattgacaccccgagaaaaccattgtcaaccgatgcgaagcggaggttgacaatggttttcgaggggtgttaatttcaactgttatcctcccaaacaggcactatttattttgttatactgaatgtcttaatttttaagaaaattttactgcttttatataggaataacgtgaattctacagcgaaccgtacgcgcataattttcgcgcatgtaacattttttaatgttaccattttttaatgttacccgttgctaagtgcgctGCTAACGCTGAgagtaatagaaaatattattaactgcgtcttaaccaatcagatttcagtatttaacatgaaagtataacaaattaaaatacttatttACTGACTATTTGGACAaaagcaagtttattgtccccttCAACAGCAACTATTCCCCTAGGCTTCCTCACGTGAAATAGTTGTTGTCTCAGGAGACAATTATCTTGCTGTTGTCCTCATAGCCAGTAAAcaggtactgtaaattcctatttaaaggcgaggaattaatatctgcgtaaaatcgTGAGAAGCCCGTctcattaattttaatttctggacatatgtaaactacacGAAACTATGACAAAATTTCGGctttcgcgattttatgttctcgcaatttgatggaaaaccgtCGAATCACGCAATTAAGTTCTCGCGTAAacaaggaatctacagtacataACATTACAGACAACATGCTAGATGACATCTCACTTTTTTCCTGCTGCCGTCATTCCTATCGAAGGCGCACTTTTGTTTGCACTGTTCACACGTGGAGGGCGGGCCCCATTTCCTCTCAGCGTTTGTACACCTTTGACATTTGAACCCAATGAAAGCAGCCAGGATATTACAGTATTCACAGACTGTGGGctaaagaaaacatcaaaacacaCCATTACGATTAGTCAAATACTTTTTTCTATTCATGCATATGTTTTTTTCATTgacattatttttatacaaacccTTAGTGACAATGAAATTTACTTTTAGATAACAATATGTACTCTCAAGTTCCTGAGCAAATAAAACAAGTTTATAAGAAAACTCTtacattttaaaggaaatattaGCTGTCAGtgattttatttcttccttggtaaattatacatgtacctaaagaCCTTCAATCTATTGTGAGTTTTATCTACTGATTGAAAACTACACTAGcctgtattttatatcaaaggtcaatcatggtaaaaaaaaaaaagagatgccTTCTCAGTTTGAGACATGTTAACATTAAGAGTAAAATCAGAAATCCTACGACAGATTTCCAGGCCATTTTGCAGGAGGGTTAACAGGTAGATTTCTACTTCGGTTTTCACTTTAAAAGTGTAATCATCTAAGATAATTACCATGATATATCTAGGTGTGTGAAACGCATATCCATAATTTACTATCTATCATCACCAATATAACATACTAATGAAAAATACTCAACATGTAGGGTATAGATGTACATTTCAATCTCAGAATTTCTAAGCTCTAGTTACCTTTCCATAGAGTTTGACGTTTTGTGTACACTTCTTGCATATTGAGTTGATGCTTCCTTTCCTGTAGAAATAAAACCCACACAATTTAGACTATATATATCAGTATTAACAATCTGTAATATTATCGTAATCTAGCTTTAAGTCAAAGAATGGAAAAGAAATATTATCTTCAACTcagatattttaaagaaaaggaaatgCAGAAAATAGTTGGCTCATTCTTAACATGCTACAGAAAAAGAGTTCTGAGTAGTTGTTTTCATTGagcaaaacaaatttaatgttaCAATATTAAGTTACAAACAAAACTTCATAAATAGGTTAAAATTCATTGATGAATATATTGTTATTGGGTACAATGACTTTTTCCCAACTACAGCAatcaacaacaaattaaaactaAGAAACCTGACATACTCCTCCTGTTGGAACTCTCCCCGACAGTAGGTACACTTAACAACGGGGTAATGGTTCCTGCAGTCctaaaaaacatcaaaatatattataGATGAATTATCTTACCACTTGTTTATCATCGCAACAAAAGatatttaaagttatttatatcttttaatatACAGTAACACATAGGAATTTGTCTCAAACAATCGAGATAATTTTCTATGATATATAGTGATTGAAAGATCTTTAAAGTTGATATAGtctgattttaatttgtatcctcatgataaaaatgaaaaacaatatagaATCTCTCATTGATATTATTATTTAGCCTCTTCACAGTAACCGTGATACAGCTCTCTTGTAGGGTAAACTGATATTTGGCAAAGATTTAGTttgtatgaaattaaatgacATGTGTTGATCATTATAATTCACAAAACTACGTCAATTTGCTTTGCAACTGAGTAGTGCCACAGTAACTATGAAGGGGTATAATGGTAATAAACCCTTTCACGATAACTGCAAACTGATATTCTTTGCCAAAGTTTAAGTTAGTAGatgattaaatgattaatagacgtaaatgaaacaattaacaTTATGTCATATTTCACTAAAAGCTATGTTATTTTGCAAAAGAGCAGTAAAGCAGTTACCGTGATTAGGATTGAGCAAATAGCATCAACTTTAAACAGATATCTAATTGTTATTCGTTATAACAATTacataaaatttgtttacaatttacCTTGGTAAGTAAGGTAAGCAAAACAATATGagggaagattttttttctcagtgaTCTGCAGAACATTTATGAATGGAGGTGGTCATAGAaataaccatatatatttataccacTGTAAATCATTTGGAGTTCAAGCTAGCAAAATGCTACATATAGTCATCCAACACTTTGTAAACACAAAGATCAGAaggatgaaaaacaaaaacttttaagTATGGCATACTTTACAAAGCTGTTCGCTGGATGATAACTCTTCAAAAGGGTGTCTTTTATGACATTTGGTACATGCAAACAATGCAGCCATTATACATATGCACGATCTCCTCTCAAACTAGAAAATTACAAAAGCTTCTGTCTGTGAACTTGAGATTAATTATACACCGGAAGTGTCGGTATTAACCGGAAgtattgaaagaaaatataagttaaaaattgtatatttttataaattggataagattaaaaatacttttagaattttttgcttaaataacattaaataataattaaaaatttttttttagaaacatttgTTTCCACCAATGAAATCGTGTCTTTCATTGATGTTCGGCGGGAGTTTCCCGGATGTTGTGATAGCcgtttgattttgtttacatccaAATGATATCATTTTGCACAGATtagcaataaatatattcagaACGATGGAAGAGTCATATAACTTGGTAAGTTTTTAAGTTTTTGCAATTAATTATAGTGTTTGTCTATTTACATATACGTGTTATGCTTTCTGCTAAATTAATAATCTTCAGGTCCATTCATGTCGGCTTAGTTCCGAATTTCTTCTGCATTTTACAATGATAAACGTTTATGGGTActtgaaacaaatatttttgtgataaaaCTTTTGTATGTTACACCTGTCAGGGACACTAACACCGTTGCAGTAGGTACCTTAACAATGTATGACCATCCTATGcagagttcttgaaatcttttttctgCTGTCAGTCATTTGGacttattctcttttgagaagtggacaggcatagcctacatccacttctcttcgcaagccctcataTATTGATTCTGGAAAACGTATAAATGTCGGAACCAAAGATGGTTTAGGCTTCGACCTATGTTTTGACTCCAGTTTCCCTGAATTTTCATAACAGACCtattatttcttcattttaaacattaatgcaTGCATATATCACAAAACAGTAATTTATTCCAGAAGACATCATACTTGCCAACTGACCCGATTTCGTCGGGTCACACCCGATTTTTCTAACATTCACGATTAATTTTTATGACCCGGCGGGTCATGCTTTTTACCCGATTTTTGTTGAACAACCCTAAAATCTCCAGATTTCCAGATTTGGTTCTTAAATTACGTTGCTTGTTTGACTTCCAGTTACGAACCCAAGCTGCAGTAGTTACGATTGCCCAAGCTGAGCTTGGATTTACGTAAACAATGCCAATGGCTATAACAAACACATTAAGTGTTAATTATTATCGTGAGTTGTTTTGACTTACCGAAGGTTTAAATCATTAAGTGTGATGGCTTCCAATAAGAAAAGGTCTTCATCTGGGCCAGCggaatcaaaaccaacaaaaagaaaacgatatttttgtacctaTCAACATTTCTGGGAAAATGAATTCCCATaggtaaaacaaagtaatcgagtacaaaacgaggctttatgtgttttatgtaacacacatttgaatattggattTTGTGCCCAAAATGATCTGACTAAACTTTCAAAAATGCCAAGTCATgtataaaatgctttttaatacacaaaagtcTTCCAAGTCACTTACAACTTTCATGCAATCATTTACAAAGTTCAAAAGCAAGGTTAATGTAGCAGaaactctttttgcattttttttttagctgaacacaacctaccattttctgtgtcagatcacttttaaatacaaaattcaaaatcagcaactgttagttaaaatgcttatttgcaataaagtattacacataagttttaacacatatttcttTTGTATATACCTATGAAATGCATGGTAAATATGTCGTGAATTCATGTCGTTACGCGCaatgaccagattttttaccttccaaatctggtcatgaccagattttcacatgttggaggttggcaagtatggaagacataaaattaatgatttaaactgGTATTCTTGTGTATATTTCTGTGTATCGCAATAAAAAACATTCACTGAAAACCCTGCTTCAATCATGGTAAAAagtgtacataaaaaaaaaacgtaaggAGACGACAcgcgccatcttggatttatagggggGCCCTCGGTTCATGCTATGATTTAAACAAGCTCTCCAATTTCTCCAAGTGATTTCTGATGAGATCTAGGTTGGACAAAGATCAAAAGTTTTATTCCTTTCGCCTGACTACACATGTTACCCACATTATAAACGCAACTTATTAATATCATCGTGAACTAAATACTCGCCAATCGAAAGTTTACATTCAAGTATATAATTACTGAGGTGTTCAAAAAACGTATGATCAGTCTAGAGAGAACCAAAGATTTGGGCAATCATAACTACTGCAGTCTTCACGAAAACTTTTCAAACCTACTGGCCAGTAGGACCAGTGaactttctgattttaatgccccccccccccccaaaaaaaaacacttttattGGCCCcttcatttaaaaatagataCAAGAGCAGATTTGGAGTTTTTTTAGTGGCTTTTCCAGGCACTGCATCTTCTCTGTACTTCTCAATGGCGGCAGTTTTTTGGCCTTTGTCGTGTTTAAGTCAGTTGTTCGTATTAGATATTCGTGCATTTTACGTACTATAGTTAAGAGTTACGTCTAAATAATAGGACCATGGACCTAAATACATCCCTGATACGACACACAAACACATGTTGTGcttttgttatttaatttatttattacatgaaCGCAggtgtaaatatttttgattgtgtatgactttgaaaatttacaaGCCCATTGGACTTCTTGACTTTCAATTTGCACTAACCTGACATCAAAATTCACTGGCCGCGAGTTTTCATGAAGACTGACTACTTGGCCATTTCTGCTGGCAAAATTTGGAAATGGCCGAGTAATTAAGATTGAAATCCATAAATAACTCCTCTAGATTTATCGTATGCATTTGGATCTCCTCAGTGATTACTAGAAGAGTTTGCATCAACTTCTTTGCTTTTGTACGCTATTTAGTCGTATTTTTGCAAGTTCCTGTCAACATCTACTGGTCATTTGGACTGACAAGTATCCTAAAGTAATCGGTCCTTAGTTATTTTTATCGGTCTTGCCGACAGGACCGATAGATTTCAAGAACTCTGCTATGGAAAAAAGGGAGTGGCGTGTTTAATTTCTGCCAGCAGCTTTTTCTCTCTGTCCTATGTCCTTCATTGCAACACATAATAAAAGTCGTGTTCATCAGAGCAAGTGCTTGCAAGCACTTGCCAAAATCACATATATCTGCAACACAAATTTGTTGAGCTTGCAAGCACTTGCCAAAATCACCTATATCCGCACCACAAATTTGTTGAGCAAGAATATGTTTTATGGTGTTACAGCATGATTGCAGGAAAGCTTATATAAACACAGTGACATTTTCACTGTCAATTTGCATCCAAAGATTGATTAGATTCATTGGAAAAGCACACAGTTAAATTTGCCTATCTAAGTATTCATTATGTTAAATGTTATATGTTTAGAGTACATTATGATATTATATGAGAAAAGGAAGACATCATCAATGATTTCCAACAAAGTGCAAAtttgaaaagataaaaagaCCCGTTGTAGAATAAATGCTTGTGAATTTGATGGGATATTTTTCGATATTAAGTTGCCTCAGGTTCTGTAGTATTCTGTGTTGTGTAGATGTACAGAGTAGTGAACTTGATGAACATCACAGAGATTATTGAATGTTTGTACTGAATATAACTATGGGCAtagcagggttgtctctaaaaattgaagtagaagggagaaataaaaaagtagacgGGGATCTGGaggtctagcttatagctagattgtgtttgaaatgcaataatagccgggtaattacgtcactttaggcggggaaattccccgcctcccgggtcttagagacaaccctggcatatagtttacatgtctgtcatgtaagatattgataaaaacattaacaacaGTTCCTTTGTAAAGTGGTAGCTGACCCTGTATCTCCCACACTCTGCACAAAAAGTGCACTAGCTACCAGtcttattatgaaaaaatttaTTGTGTTAGTTTTCACAGTTAGATATGCAAGTTTGAGATGTATATATACGGGCAATTCCTGGTAATGGGTTTAATAAGAATGCTGTCTTACGTGTAAGTTGACCAAAAATTAGCTAACGGAGGTCcagtttacattttattatttatgacGCTCTTGAAGTTATGGTTGAAATTGTTACACCATAAACCCTTTACAAACATAATAAGCCCTCAGCAAAGAATAAGAGGGAAAGTTCTtatctgaaattaaaatgaaaatgggTTGATATTTCTGGATATGAGTTTGAGGAAACAATCTCTTGAGACCACTTTATGACATtacatttattgaatattttgacaAGGGACATTTGGAGCTGATAGGGGGCTTTCTTGTGAGACAGAAGTGATGATAATGTAGAGAAATGTCTCCAGTGCATGGTTATAGCAATATCTGCCACCTGTCTTGTATATATACGAGTACAGTCTACTGAATGTGGATCACTCACTGCCTGCCCGCCGTACAGTATGGGGGTGTGTAATGATTGAATGcaataaaacaaaagtaaaaagcAAATAGTTGCGCTAGTTTTATGAGATTTTTTGACTCTCCCAATTTCATTACCTTTGATTTAAGGCAGTCATATGGAATTATATAATTTGTAATAATTCTTTGATAAATGGTGTATTGGACAGAGAGAAAAAGCCAAGTAATAGTATACGATACAATTTAGAATCCTTAGTGACTTTTTTCTTTAGTTGATATtagatttataatatatttcatagaTATTCAAAGCAAATCTATTTAGATAGACATTAAATCAATGACTTGTAGATTGTGAATTTGTATGAATTCATGAATGCCAGCAT from Magallana gigas chromosome 9, xbMagGiga1.1, whole genome shotgun sequence includes these protein-coding regions:
- the LOC105318472 gene encoding protein FAM76A isoform X1, with amino-acid sequence MAALFACTKCHKRHPFEELSSSEQLCKDCRNHYPVVKCTYCRGEFQQEEYVRKGSINSICKKCTQNVKLYGKPTVCEYCNILAAFIGFKCQRCTNAERKWGPPSTCEQCKQKCAFDRNDGSRKKVDGKLLCWLCTLAYKRVLAKARIREEEARKSLPSTQQKSLEEKVDKNDKFDSIMNIKSEDSKYDNIGSVSSRHSNGSQGDQEKLEFPEEGSDLPNSSSAGGHSHSHRHKHHKHHRDHHRRSHGRHKHHHKHKSSEPNTPSDTPPNKVSRMDSKNNANGLTPTKSSGLGSSMSLSLLNASALDKPVEDPHSSEHLIALQQLQEQLDSSKKQLQLKDQQLLERDKKITELKAQLYEMEKEYRIKQQTQLKQHTESLDALQTKNRDLMKQLASVKTKGKSKGSTASPSLGT
- the LOC105318472 gene encoding protein FAM76A isoform X2, encoding MAALFACTKCHKRHPFEELSSSEQLCKDCRNHYPVVKCTYCRGEFQQEEKGSINSICKKCTQNVKLYGKPTVCEYCNILAAFIGFKCQRCTNAERKWGPPSTCEQCKQKCAFDRNDGSRKKVDGKLLCWLCTLAYKRVLAKARIREEEARKSLPSTQQKSLEEKVDKNDKFDSIMNIKSEDSKYDNIGSVSSRHSNGSQGDQEKLEFPEEGSDLPNSSSAGGHSHSHRHKHHKHHRDHHRRSHGRHKHHHKHKSSEPNTPSDTPPNKVSRMDSKNNANGLTPTKSSGLGSSMSLSLLNASALDKPVEDPHSSEHLIALQQLQEQLDSSKKQLQLKDQQLLERDKKITELKAQLYEMEKEYRIKQQTQLKQHTESLDALQTKNRDLMKQLASVKTKGKSKGSTASPSLGT